The Candidozyma auris chromosome 1, complete sequence genome includes a region encoding these proteins:
- the PMA1 gene encoding H(+)-exporting P2-type ATPase PMA1 yields MSATEPTNEKIDKAVESDDEDEDIDQLIIDLQSNHNLDDDEESDDEANAGSFKAVPDELLQTQPEVGLTDDEVTKRRKKYGLNQMAEEQENLVLKFIMFFVGPIQFVMEAAAILAAGLEDWVDFGVICGLLLLNASVGFIQEYQAGSIVDELKKTLANTANVVRNGQLVEVQANEIVPGDILQLEDGTVIPADGRIVSENALLQVDQSAITGESLAVDKRHGDSTYSSSTVKTGEAFMIVTATGDSTFVGRAAALVNKASSGSGHFTEVLNGIGTILLVLVIVTLLVVWVACFYRTVKIVPILRYTLAITIVGVPVGLPAVVTTTMAVGAAYLAKKQAIVQKLSAIESLAGVEILCSDKTGTLTKNKLSLHEPYTVEGVEADDLMLTACLAASRKKKGLDAIDKAFLKSLINYPRAKAALTKYKVLEFQPFDPVSKKVTAIVESPEGERIVCVKGAPLFVLKTVEDDHPIPEDVHENYQNTVAEFASRGFRSLGVARKRGEGHWEILGIMPCMDPPRDDTAQTVNEARRLGLSVKMLTGDAVGIAKETCRQLGLGTNIYDAEKLGLSGGGDMAGSEIADFVENADGFAEVFPQHKYNAVEILQARGYLVAMTGDGVNDAPSLKKADTGIAVEGATDAARSAADIVFLAPGLSAIIDALKTSRQIFHRMYAYVVYRIALSLHLEIFLGLWIAILDRSLNIDLVVFIAIFADVATLAIAYDNAPYDPKPVKWNLPRLWGMSIILGIILAVGTWITLTTMFMSKGGIVQNFGSIDGILFLQISLTENWLIFITRAQGPFWSSIPSWQLAGAVLIVDIVATCFTLFGWWSQNWTDIVTVVRTWIWSFGVFCVMGGAYYLMSQSEAFDDFCNGRRNKKEQRDRRSLEDFMVSMARVSTQHEKSS; encoded by the coding sequence ATGAGTGCTACCGAACCAACCAACGAGAAGATCGATAAAGCTGTCGAGTCCgacgacgaggatgaggacATTGACCAGTTGATTATCGACTTGCAGTCCAACCACAACCtcgacgatgatgaggagtcGGACGACGAGGCCAATGCCGGCTCTTTCAAGGCCGTCCCAGATGAGCTCTTGCAGACCCAGCCTGAGGTTGGTTTGACCGACGATGAGGTCaccaagagaagaaagaagtaCGGCCTTAACCAGATGGCTGAGGAGCAGGAGAACTTGGTGCTCAAGTTCATCATGTTTTTCGTTGGTCCCATTCAGTTCGTCATGGAGGCCGCTGCCATTTTGGCCGCTGGTCTTGAGGACTGGGTCGATTTCGGTGTCATTTGTGgtttgttgttgttgaacgCCAGTGTTGGTTTCATTCAGGAGTACCAGGCTGGTTCCATCGTCGatgaattgaagaagaccttGGCTAACACTGCCAATGTTGTTAGAAACGGTCAGCTTGTCGAGGTCCAGGCTAACGAGATTGTCCCCGGTGACATTTTGCAGTTGGAGGATGGTACTGTCATCCCTGCCGATGGTAGAATCGTTTCTGAGAACGCTTTGTTGCAGGTTGACCAGTCCGCCATTACTGGTGAGTCTTTGGCTGTTGACAAGAGGCACGGTGACTCCACCtactcttcttctactGTCAAGACTGGTGAGGCTTTCATGATTGTTACTGCTACTGGTGACTCGACTTTCGTTGGTagagctgctgctttggTTAACAAGGCCTCCAGTGGTTCCGGTCACTTTACCGAGGTTTTGAACGGTATTGGTACtattttgttggttttggtCATTGTCACTTTGTTGGTTGTCTGGGTTGCTTGTTTCTACAGAACTGTCAAGATTGTTCCAATCCTTAGATACACCTTGGCCATCACCATTGTTGGTGTCCCTGTCGGTTTGCCAGCCGTTGTTACCACCACCATGGCTGTTGGTGCTGCTTACTTGGCTAAGAAGCAGGCTATTGTCCAAAAATTGTCCGCTATTGAGTCCCTTGCTGGTGTTGAGATCTTGTGTTCTGACAAGACCGGTACTTTGACCAAGAACAAATTGTCTTTGCACGAGCCATACACCGTCGAGGGTGTTGAGGCTGACgacttgatgttgactGCTTGTTTGGCTGCTTctagaaagaagaagggtTTGGACGCTATTGACAAggctttcttgaagtccttgatcaactaCCCAAGAGCTAAGGCTGCTTTGACTAAGTACAAGGTTTTGGAGTTCCAGCCATTCGACCCTGTTTCCAAGAAGGTTACTGCTATCGTTGAGTCCCCAGAGGGCGAGAGAATTGTTTGTGTTAAGGGTGCTCCATTGTTCGTCTTGAAGACTGTCGAGGATGACCACCCAATCCCAGAGGATGTTCACGAGAACTACCAGAACACTGTCGCTGAGTTTGCCTCCAGAGGTTTCAGATCTTTGGGTGTTGCTAGAAAGAGAGGTGAGGGCCACTGGGAAATCTTGGGTATCATGCCATGTATGGACCCTCCAAGAGATGACACTGCTCAAACTGTTAACGAAGCTAGAAGATTGGGTTTGTCTGTTAAGATGTTGACTGGTGATGCCGTCGGTATTGCTAAGGAGACCTGTAGACAATTGGGTCTTGGTACCAACATTTACGATGCTGAGAAGTTGGGTCTTtctggtggtggtgacaTGGCCGGTTCTGAGATTGCTGACTTTGTTGAGAACGCTGACGGTTTCGCTGAGGTTTTCCCACAGCACAAGTACAACGCTGTTGAGATTTTGCAAGCTAGAGGTTACTTGGTTGCCATGACTGGTGACGGTGTTAACGATGCTccatctttgaagaaggctgaCACTGGTATTGCCGTTGAGGGTGCCACAGACGCTGCTAGATCTGCTGCCGATATTGTTTTCCTTGCCCCAGGTTTGTCTGCTATCATTGATGCTTTGAAGACCTCCCGTCAAATCTTCCACAGAATGTACGCCTACGTGGTGTACCGTATCGCTTTGTCTTTGCACTTGGAAATCTTCTTGGGTCTCTGGATTGCTATCTTGGACAGATCTCTTAACATTGACTTGGTTGTTTTCATTGCCATTTTCGCTGACGTTGCCACTTTGGCCATTGCTTACGACAATGCTCCATACGACCCTAAGCCTGTCAAGTGGAACCTTCCAAGATTGTGGGGTATGTCCATCATCTTGGGTATCATTTTGGCCGTCGGTACCTGGATTACCTTGACTACTATGTTCATGTCCAAGGGTGGTATTGTCCAAAACTTCGGTTCGATTGACGGTATTTTGTTCTTGCAGATTTCCTTGACTGAGAACTGGTTGATTTTCATTACTAGAGCCCAGGGTCCATTCTGGTCTTCTATCCCATCTTGGCAATTGGCTGGTGCTGTGTTGATTGTCGACATTGTCGCCACCTGTTTCACCTTGTTCGGCTGGTGGTCTCAGAACTGGACTGACATTGTTACTGTTGTCAGAACCTGGATCTGGTCTTTCGGTGTCTTCTGTGTCATGGGTGGTGCTTACTACCTCATGTCCCAGTCCGAAGCCTTCGACGACTTCTGCAAtggcagaagaaacaagaaggaaCAGAGAGACAGAAGAAGTCTCGAGGACTTCATGGTCTCCATGGCCAGAGTGTCTACTCAGCACGAGAAGTCTTCTTAA
- the VPS8 gene encoding CORVET complex membrane-binding subunit VPS8 has protein sequence MADGNDESADQNGDANTVSQPISSTPSSTPSILSTAESHDLLAPKRRRKFDDRSQSKTSVQLRAHTVSPNNTKTSLSRVPSTSDPQHLVKWTETRQISKIINSPEFLFKFGAPQLIQLSQHHIAVGTEKGVIVGFTYRQEADYVLVPYKRDTDISQEISLSHICCMAFSSNAFFAAAGYKDGSIAVWELGEDPSSSQFHVIYADGVIQPISLENRFGRNLQGHLNGVPVISIDFIGDQEQQIVSTDLSGLAFFHRGFKRFLRKYYSSQKILGKNDTNSPDPLGKLKIHDCEMLSIGTSPQITDTIGLMAVITKTSLTILSIRSLANPESPYPKVHLKFSRPKSITDDSQGCLSWYPCIQVHKDINNAKLAYAWRNTVAILELDNRAISADIMSKIAEVKEKDKALPQLKFHKTGSSSVSERETIVSLNWLNSEILTAITQHESTTETKLYFFYYGGKKDQLSLTQVGVDDLDSQQISTLDVKSDERIELTGTKSFKGSLKILRHRLVLLVNSHSPSHKTLLSGRCLKWADRLIDYLQQGEFESALYMSYDYYVSGNYGKLVLHGLPHNEKERRAVVKPILKRVMRESIHPLFEDQVDAVKKTNIWNLYLTLASILSEHGIIGDDILGMLDEIFDLFGDDALFFDVLEDYITSQEIKNLSPITFRGLIESYTHSDRREHLAEIICLLDSSSLDIDLALALCEMYNLRECRIYIWNAMLKDYTTPLISLMTEMSSKEMHHDDTVIVFTYMSYILTGRQYPSDRVLDSSVEDFARNSICEILFSIGPYKWPRDTDEILLSSYSDKIFPYLTFFLKFDTFETMVTLNEFFENPTLNDGSGTSLTRQYIVEALLDIFEANEDLRIGQHKVHLAIFIARNYPKYFQFIRLSETVLIETVNTLCDNTKEDLHEDCELALESLLSVYDVENDIHLVEQMKAAKFYDVLFKVYKFQGKYAEAMEMWLERNRKRSSSDAIKNFAVLADLLKSTFNAEKQNTTESLHFIQFIEDNYDELISNNTDDMVSLVRKYNPELNLMVLKCKNDSLALNYLSSYFGRETSSTLNRVSLRLISRYIELLSIYEIHSVKDVITKYISSLDKHEDVKDSIRKILKQAGLFESLALMLCHEKEYEAAVKVLWNAIQSLHNKEESLDETALSFLKSYIDISITVSAEAHQIAIWTIVVENAVIMSDQARDQKLRDILNDSIFQCFRAMEHRDFENKEESIFKQVFNHVLTVAKVANIRETLQDILTSYLFESEMHELTVKKVNQRIYKYMEMIKSEELMGWLVSNKQCTSCGKLMWGEEMLERHAWAWEERQKSMAFGLKTPFDNKKFEDCDIYLFKCSHGYHKRCLEHIGGNKRCVICSPE, from the coding sequence ATGGCAGACGGGAATGATGAGTCAGCCGACCAAAACGGAGACGCAAACACTGTCAGCCAGCCTATATCCTCTACACCACTGTCTACGCCTTCTATATTGCTGACAGCAGAGAGCCACGATTTGCTAGCGCCAAAGCGCAGAAGGAAGTTTGATGATCGATCTCAATCGAAGACTAGTGTTCAACTTAGGGCACATACAGTGTCTCCGAACAACACTAAAACGTCCCTCCTGAGAGTTCCCTCGACCAGTGACCCTCAGCATCTCGTCAAGTGGACAGAAACGAGGCAGATTCTGAAAATCATAAACTCCCCTgagtttctcttcaagttcgGAGCTCCTCAGCTTATTCAGTTATCGCAACATCATATCGCTGTTGGTACAGAAAAAGGAGTGATTGTTGGGTTCACCTATAGGCAAGAAGCAGACTACGTCCTCGTGCCTTACAAAAGAGACACTGACATCTCGCAAGAGATTTCACTTTCACATATATGCTGCATGGCATTTTCATCTAATGCATTTttcgctgctgctgggTACAAGGATGGCTCAATTGCTGTCTGGGAGCTTGGGGAAGACCCTTCCAGCTCACAATTCCATGTCATTTACGCGGACGGCGTCATCCAGCCCATTTCCTTGGAGAATCGCTTCGGCCGGAATTTACAGGGACATCTTAATGGAGTTCCGGTCATAAGTATAGACTTTATAGGAGACCAAGAGCAGCAGATTGTCTCAACTGATCTATCCGGCTTGGCCTTCTTCCACAGAGGCTTTAAGAGGTTTCTACGAAAGTATTATAGCTCACAAAAGATATTGGGGAAGAATGATACCAATTCGCCTGATCCATTGGGCAAGCTCAAAATACATGACTGTGAGATGCTTTCAATCGGaacttctcctcaaatTACCGATACAATCGGTCTTATGGCtgtcatcaccaaaacTTCATTAACTATTCTTTCGATTCGTTCTTTAGCTAATCCGGAATCACCATACCCAAAAGTTCATCTCAAATTTTCTCGTCCAAAGTCGATAACAGATGATTCTCAAGGCTGCTTAAGCTGGTATCCCTGTATTCAAGTCCACAAAGACATTAATAATGCTAAACTTGCCTACGCATGGCGGAACACCGTCGCGATTCTCGAGCTTGATAATAGAGCCATTTCTGCGGACATAATGTCAAAGATTGCAGAagtgaaggaaaaggaTAAAGCGCTACCACAATTGAAGTTTCATAAAACAGGAAGTTCGAGCGTTTCTGAGAGGGAAACGATCGTGTCACTCAATTGGCTAAATTCAGAAATCTTAACGGCCATCACTCAACATGAGAGCACAACAGAGACTAAGCTTTACTTCTTTTACTACGGTGGCAAGAAAGATCAACTATCTCTCACACAGGTAGGTGTGGATGATCTAGACTCACAGCAAATATCCACTTTAGATGTCAAACTGGACGAAAGAATTGAGTTGACTGGAACAAAGAGTTTCAAAGGCAGCCTAAAGATTTTGCGCCATCGCCTCGTTCTTCTCGTAAATTCACACTCGCCATCTCATAAGACATTACTATCTGGAAGATGCCTCAAATGGGCAGATAGACTTATAGATTACCTCCAACAGGGGGAGTTCGAATCTGCTCTATACATGTCTTACGATTACTATGTTTCTGGAAACTATGGAAAGCTAGTACTTCACGGTTTGCCCCATAATGAAAAAGAGCGACGTGCAGTAGTCAAGCCAATCTTGAAGCGTGTTATGCGTGAATCTATTCACCCATTGtttgaagatcaagttgacgCTGTGAAGAAAACCAATATATGGAACTTGTATCTCACACTCGCGTCAATCTTATCAGAGCATGGAATAATCGGAGATGACATTCTTGGTATGCTTGATGAAATATTTGATCTTTTCGGCGATGATgcgcttttttttgatgtGTTAGAGGATTATATCACTTCGCAAGAGATAAAGAACCTTTCGCCCATCACATTTAGGGGCCTCATCGAATCTTACACTCATAGCGATAGGCGTGAACATCTTGCCGAGATCATCTGCTTGCTTGACTCTAGTTCACTTGACATTGATCTAGCCCTTGCTTTATGTGAGATGTACAACTTGAGAGAATGTCGAATATACATTTGGAATGCCATGTTAAAGGACTACACTACTCctttgatctcattgatgacaGAAATGAGTTCAAAGGAAATGCATCACGATGATACTGTTATAGTCTTTACCTACATGTCTTATATCTTGACTGGAAGGCAGTACCCAAGTGACCGGGTTCTCGACAGTTCCGTCGAAGACTTCGCACGAAACTCGATATGCGAGATCCTATTCAGTATTGGGCCATACAAATGGCCCAGAGACACCGATGAAATTCTTTTAAGCTCGTATTCCGACAAAATTTTCCCTTATTtgactttttttctcaaatttGATACCTTCGAAACGATGGTCACACTCAACGAGTTTTTCGAAAATCCAACCCTTAACGACGGCTCTGGAACTTCACTCACCAGGCAATACATAGTGGAGGCTTTGCTTGATATCTTCGAGGCTAACGAGGACTTGCGTATCGGGCAGCACAAAGTGCATCTTGCTATTTTCATTGCACGGAATTATCCAAAATACTTTCAATTTATCCGGTTGTCGGAGACTGTTTTAATTGAAACCGTGAACACCTTATGTGACAACACAAAAGAGGACCTCCACGAAGATTGTGAGCTCGCTTTAGAGAGTCTCTTGTCCGTTTACGACGTTGAGAATGATATTCACCTTGTGGAGCAAATGAAGGCTGCCAAATTTTACGATGTTCTATTCAAGGTATACAAGTTTCAAGGAAAATACGCCGAGGCAATGGAAATGTGGCTCGAGAGGAATCGAAAGCGTAGTTCTTCGGATGCtatcaagaactttgcaGTTCTTGCGGATTTGCTTAAGAGTACATTTAACGCTGAGAAGCAAAATACTACTGAGCTGCTACATTTCATACAGTTCATCGAGGACAATTACGATGAATTGATTTCCAACAACACGGATGACATGGTATCTCTAGTAAGGAAATACAACCCGGAGCTTAATTTGATGGTGCTCAAATGCAAGAATGATTCCTTGGCATTGAATTACCTTTCGTCCTACTTCGGGCGAGAGACGAGCTCGACACTAAATCGAGTCTCGCTTCGATTGATATCAAGGTACATCGAACTTTTGAGTATTTATGAGATTCATAGCGTGAAGGATGTCATCACAAAGTATATCAGTTCTTTGGACAAGCATGAAGATGTGAAAGATTCGATTCGGAAAATTCTCAAACAAGCGGGCTTGTTTGAACTGTTAGCATTGATGCTTTGtcatgaaaaagaatacGAGGCAGCCGTGAAAGTACTTTGGAATGCTATCCAATCGTTACACAATAAGGAAGAAAGTTTAGACGAGACAGCCCTCTCGTTCCTAAAATCTTACATCGACATTTCTATCACAGTAAGTGCAGAAGCCCATCAGATAGCGATTTGGACAATAGTGGTGGAAAACGCTGTGATCATGAGTGACCAAGCTCGAGACCAGAAGTTACGCGATATTCTCAATGATAGTATATTTCAGTGCTTCAGGGCAATGGAACACAGAGATTTTGAGAACAAGGAGGAATCGATTTTCAAGCAGGTTTTTAATCATGTTCTTACCGTGGCTAAAGTGGCCAACATACGTGAAACCCTCCAAGACATACTCACATCCTACCTATTCGAGAGTGAAATGCATGAATTGACCGTCAAGAAAGTCAATCAAAGAATCTACAAGTACATGGAGATGATAAAAAGTGAGGAGCTCATGGGCTGGCTCGTGAGCAACAAACAATGTACCAGTTGTGGCAAGCTAATGTGGGGCGAAGAAATGCTCGAAAGGCATGCTTGGGCGTGGGAAGAGAGACAAAAGAGCATGGCTTTTGGGCTTAAGACACCCTTtgacaacaagaagttcgAGGACTGTGATATTTACTTGTTCAAGTGCTCTCACGGATACCATAAACGGTGCCTTGAGCACATTGGCGGCAACAAACGTTGTGTGATTTGCAGCCCAGAGTAG
- the CHS8 gene encoding Chs8p has translation MNNYDDDLFDDEKVPSSPYSRQHYPSHSRVASSSRTFSSGGGDDEDEFYEKLGGSLYGESNASTVKQPGVRFTESVVGRNSLVGSTHQLKSSVASPLMAPRESYRMMQYPSFEYNGPEYPQSTYNRYSLMNVDEMASMPNRMSVGYQQMGVPIQPDDYNLNLLEEAADDMDPFGDDDSLFSEADPDELRRGMTLRRTPTQARPNTEDEDFTPRLNYTKTVKRARLVDGNFVIDAPVPKSLLNTYTRSAFGDSNETSFVRYSGVTCGPSNFCEYKYNLRQTLYSPPRETEIMVCITMYNEDEILLARTLKGVFDNIKNLTKRKDPNWGDGSWKKVVVVIVNDGRLQLHERTQKLLTALGVFQEGYAKSKVNESPVKAHLYEYTSTVGIERVTNDRVYLNQNTTPVQLVFCLKEKNARKINSHRWCFQSFAPLLNPKVVMLLDCGTTPSKDAFYHLWAAFKDPNVAGACGEMRVALGQNKRLLSNPLVAAQNFEYKISNVLDKPMEAVFGFISVLPGAFSAYRWEALLNVDGQGPLEKYFKGEFLHQNKEMDEDDDEFELMEKNFQESGIFTSNMYLAEDRILCFELVAKRNHNYVLRYVSSAKAETDVPEKMDDFVLQRRRWLNGSLFAAVYSIVHWTQIWKSNHGLFRKLWLQLEFYYHLVTVLVSWFSLACFFLVFRILTKNLGSPEVGFSFGSTLSTIFLWIYVACLVCTFVLAFGNTPRGTKRFYTVIASVFAVLMAYLTFAAIYLAINTVKLVIKNADGHFHAGMLFTNQKFRDLVVSVLSTYLLYAIGAVIHGEPSFMITSFLQYLLISPTYINVLNTYSFCNIHDVSWGNRDSPQAKDLGTAKITEDKNGELIMTVVPASDQGLEESYMNTIDDLKVPPSPKEIVISKKQKEDSYYALLRTITVLVWMLTNAILVAIVLAAVGPKDNTWSDYRNSTIFLTVILWIVCALAGFRLVGSVIYLLLKAMRPLKWWARKRKSV, from the coding sequence ATGAATAACTACGACGACGACCTTTTTGATGACGAAAAGGTGCCTCTGAGCCCTTATTCAAGACAGCATTATCCATCACACTCTAGAGTGGCTTCTAGTTCTAGAACCTTTTCCAGTGGAGGTggtgacgatgaagatgagttTTACGAGAAGTTGGGAGGAAGCTTGTACGGAGAATCCAACGCATCCACAGTGAAACAGCCTGGTGTTCGTTTCACAGAATCAGTTGTTGGAAGAAACTCCCTCGTTGGCTCAACTCACCagttgaagagctcagTTGCTTCGCCTCTCATGGCTCCCAGAGAATCGTACAGAATGATGCAATATCCCTCGTTCGAGTACAATGGTCCCGAGTATCCTCAGAGCACTTACAATCGCTATAGTCTCATGAACGTCGACGAAATGGCAAGCATGCCTAACAGAATGAGCGTGGGTTACCAGCAAATGGGTGTACCTATCCAACCAGACGACTACAATCTAAATTTGCTCGAAGAAGCTGCCGATGATATGGACCCCTTTGGAGATGATGACTCGTTGTTTTCCGAAGCGGACCCTGACGAATTGCGCAGGGGTATGACTTTGAGGAGAACCCCAACTCAAGCAAGACCTAACACTGAGGATGAGGATTTCACTCCCCGTCTTAACTACACGAAAACAGTGAAGCGTGCTCGTTTGGTTGACGGAAATTTTGTCATTGACGCTCCGGTACCAAAGCTGTTGCTTAACACATACACTCGCTCCGCTTTTGGCGACAGTAATGAAACATCGTTTGTTAGGTACTCAGGTGTCACTTGCGGTCCATCTAATTTCTGTGAGTACAAATACAATCTTCGTCAGACGTTATACTCACCACCAAGAGAAACGGAGATCATGGTTTGCATCACAATGTACAACGAAGACGAAATCTTGCTTGCTCGTACATTGAAAGGTGTTTTTGATaacatcaagaacttgacgaaaagaaaagatccTAACTGGGGTGATGGCTCATGGAAGAAGGTCGTAGTTGTGATTGTTAATGATGGTCGTTTACAACTTCACGAAAGAACTCAGAAACTCCTTACAGCTCTTGGTGTATTTCAGGAAGGTTACGCCAAGTCGAAGGTCAATGAAAGCCCCGTTAAGGCTCATCTTTATGAATACACATCTACAGTTGGCATTGAAAGAGTCACTAACGACCGAGTATACTTGAATCAGAATACCACACCTGTTCAGCTCGTGTTTTGCTTAAAGGAGAAGAACGCACGGAAAATTAATTCTCACCGTTGGTGTTTTCAGTCATTCGCTCCATTATTGAACCCTAAGGTTGTAATGCTTCTTGATTGTGGTACCACACCATCGAAGGATGCATTTTACCATTTATGGGCTGCTTTTAAGGATCCAAACGTGGCAGGTGCTTGTGGTGAAATGAGAGTGGCCTTGGGTCAGAACAAAAGACTTTTGCTGAACCCATTGGTAGCTGCACAAAATTTTGAGTACAAGATTTCAAACGTTTTGGACAAACCTATGGAAGCTGTTTTTGGGTTTATTTCTGTGCTTCCAGGTGCATTCTCAGCTTATAGATGGGAAGCTTTACTTAATGTAGATGGTCAGGGACCTCTTGAAAAGTATTTTAAGGGTGAATTTTTGCATCaaaacaaggaaatggacgaggacgatgatgagtttgaattgatggagaagaatttTCAGGAATCGGGTATTTTTACTTCCAACATGTACTTGGCAGAAGACAGAATTTTGTGTTTTGAACTTGTGGCTAAAAGAAACCACAATTACGTCTTGCGTTACGTCAGCAGCGCTAAGGCAGAGACAGACGTCCCAGAAAAGATGGACGACTTTGTTTTACAGCGTCGTCGTTGGCTTAACGGTTCGTTGTTTGCAGCGGTATACTCCATTGTTCACTGGACACAGATTTGGAAATCGAATCATGGTCTTTTCAGGAAACTTTGGCTCCAGCTCGAATTCTACTATCATTTGGTGACAGTTCTTGTGTCGTGGTTTTCATTggcttgtttcttcttggtgttCCGTATATTGACGAAGAACTTGGGGTCTCCGGAAGTGGGATTCTCGTTTGGTCTGACTCTTTCCACAATCTTCTTATGGATCTACGTCGCATGTCTTGTGTGTACATTTGTCTTGGCTTTTGGTAACACACCAAGAGGTACAAAGCGGTTTTATACAGTGATTGCGCTGGTCTTTGCAGTCCTCATGGCCTATTTGacgtttgcagccatctACTTAGCCATCAACACGGTCAAGTTGGTCATCAAAAACGCAGACGGGCATTTTCACGCAGGCATGTTATTCACGAACCAAAAGTTCAGAGATCTTGTTGTGTCGGTGCTCAGTACCTATCTTCTTTATGCAATTGGAGCTGTAATTCATGGTGAGCCATCGTTCATGATCACGTCTTTCTTACAATACCTTTTGATCTCGCCCACTTACATCAACGTGTTGAACACATACTCCTTCTGTAACATTCACGATGTTTCATGGGGTAACAGAGATTCTCCGCAAGCCAAGGACTTGGGTACGGCCAAGATCACCGAGGACAAGAACGGAGAGTTGATTATGACGGTGGTACCAGCGTCTGACCAGGGTCTCGAGGAGAGCTACATGAACACCATTGACGATTTGAAAGTACCACCCTCGCCTAAGGAGATCGTGATCtcgaagaagcagaaggaggATTCATATTATGCATTGTTGCGTACAATTACCGTGTTGGTATGGATGTTGACCAACGCCATATTGGTTGCCATTGTGTTGGCAGCCGTTGGGCCCAAGGACAACACATGGAGTGATTACAGGAACTCCACGATCTTTTTGACGGTGATTTTGTGGATTGTGTGCGCGTTGGCAGGCTTCAGACTTGTGGGCAGTGTGATCTACTTGTTATTGAAGGCCATGAGGCCATTGAAGTGGTGGGCgagaaagaggaagagcGTTTAA
- a CDS encoding emp24/gp25L/p24 family protein, producing the protein MYATSTTQQERTFYIHKAPLKKTPIACTVIFSDDYEIMKINFMLASGFLKLFFIFTYVNCQVHFYVDAGNRQCFTKDLSVDSILLGSYKIEIQDDTGRFVTPRDKANTGVIVDVEEVFSSNNRVVHHRGSVSGKFSFSPLESGNHRICITPKSFYRKKWRDDDAEALQESKFKRARISLDLGVGDSSNVFPKPTKDIETLTSRILSLIEKVTDIKREQSFIRAKEASFRDLSERACERVVTWSIVQVSIFGIALLYQLWTLLRFYMKRKVHVD; encoded by the coding sequence ATGTACGCGACTTCTACCACACAACAGGAGCGTACTTTTTACATCCATAAAGCTCCACTCAAAAAGACTCCAATCGCTTGCACAGTCATATTCTCCGATGATTACGAGATAATGAAGATCAACTTTATGCTTGCGAGCGGAtttctcaagctttttttcatcttcacttACGTGAACTGCCAGGTCCACTTTTACGTAGACGCTGGCAACAGGCAATGTTTCACCAAAGATTTGAGCGTCGACTCTATTCTCCTCGGCTCGTACAAGATTGAAATCCAAGACGACACGGGCCGTTTTGTTACCCCCAGGGATAAAGCCAACACAGGGGTGATCGTCGATGTAGAGGAAGTATTCTCCTCAAATAATAGAGTTGTCCACCATAGAGGCTCAGTATCCGGTAAATTCTCCTTTAGTCCCCTTGAACTGGGCAACCATCGCATTTGCATTACGCCCAAGCTGTTTTACCGCAAGAAATGGCGAGATGATGACGCTGAAGCTCTTCAGGAGTCGAAGTTCAAAAGAGCACGTATCAGTCTCGACTTAGGTGTAGGCGACTCGTCAAACGTATTTCCTAAGCCCACAAAGGATATTGAGACATTGACCTCTCGCATATTACTGTTGATTGAAAAAGTGACAGACATCAAACGGGAACAGAGTTTCATCAGAGCGAAGGAGGCTAGTTTTCGAGACTTGCTGGAGCGGGCATGCGAGAGGGTTGTTACGTGGCTGATAGTCCAGGTATCGATTTTTGGCATAGCTCTCCTTTACCAGTTGTGGACCTTGCTACGGTTCTacatgaaaagaaaggtCCACGTAGATTAA